The sequence AAAGAGTAAGCGATACCGAAAACACATCTTTAGTTATCTCTTTCTTTTGAAATTCCTCTTCTGTATTTTTTTTATTTTTTTGGAAGAAAATGGATGCTTCTTTGACTAACTTACTCACAATATTTCCTGGATAGACATTCTTTATTAAATAGTTTGCTTTCTATTTCCTCTGTTAAACGGAGTATATCATTACTTGCTCTAGAATTAGGGTATGCGTTAGCTACGGATGTTTCTTTTAAAAGAGATCTACTTAATGCTATGTCTCTTCGCACTTTACTAGATAATACTTTTCCTTCGTAGATAGATTCTATGATGTTTAAGTAGGTTGAATTCGTTGAATTTCTATCATCCCAAAACGAGAAAACTATTCCTAATACTGTTAAATCTTGTTCCATAGGTAACATAGAACAAAATTCTTTAATTTTCTGTAGTCCTAATATAGAAAATGGCTCAGGAGTAAGACAAACAACCAAATGATCAGATGCAATAAAAGCTTCTTGAGTTAGTGTACCTAAACTTGGTGGAGTATCCAAAATGCATACATCGTAGTTGCATTCAATAAGCTGTAAAGATGAATGCAAATTACTTGTATTTAGTACGCTATCTCTACTTAGTTCTCGAAACTCCTCTATGAGGATATTAGAAGATATTATATGTAAGTTATTTATTTTTGTTGTCTGAATAATATCTTTTATGTTTCCAGAACTTCTAAAAATATCACTCAGATTAGAATCACAGCAAGATTGTATACCTAAACCAGTGGTAAGGTTTGCTTGTGGATCTAAATCCACAAGCAAAACCTTTTTGTTGCTAAATTGCGCTAAATTGCAACCGACATTGAGAGATAAGGTAGTCTTACCAGTCCCTCCTTTAAATGAGCAAAATGCTATTGTTTTCACAAATACTCCAACGTTAGAGTAAATGTTATTTTATTCTGTTTTTGAGAACATGTCTTTTCTTGATAGAATGAGCATAATCAAAGCTTTTTTTAGCTTTAGATTGTTGTTTTCTAATTCTTCAACTACTGGAGAGTCAGGGAAGAGGTTTAAAGATGATTCAATGCTGTTTAGCAAGTTGAGTATAATAGAAATACTTTTATGGTAAAGCTCTGTTGGAGAATTTAGAAAAGTAACTTTTTCTTTATTTATTTTCACTTTGATATCTAATTCTGGAAATGCTTTCTCAACATCTTTCACAATTCTGATAAAATCATTGGTGTTTTGTCTGTTATTCATAATCTCTCCAGTAAGTAGCTCTGTATCGTTTATATAAAAATTTGATAAAAATTTAACAATAAAAATATATTGAGAAACCGATTCTATTTTTTTAATTAACCATTTGTTTGTGGTTTTACTTCTAAAACAGTAATTTTTGAAACCGTATCAACTCCTAAAATTTTTTCTCCGTTTGGCATGGCATTTATCCATACAACACCACTGTCCATCCCACCTGCTCTCAAAGAGAATTTGACTGGAACTGTTGTTTTGTTCACTACAGTAGCCCTTAGAGAAATTACGTTCGGATAACCAGCTGAGTAGCCATAGCTAATAGCACAAGGAGATGTATCTCCTTCTTTAACCAAAGCTAAGACTACAGTTCCTTCCATTCGTGTAGCTATAATATCTGCGCAAATTAAGAACATGCTATCAGCATTGTCTGGTGTTGCTGAAAACAATGCTATTTCTGTTCCTCCATCCAGATTTTCTATATTCTCTTTTGTGAATAAACCATTACATTGAATTCTTTTAGATATATTAACGTCTTTGAATTCCCTAGAATATGAGAAAGAAGGGTCGATTTGTATTTGCTTAATTACTTCTTCTATTAGACTTTGAGTTATGTTTTTGATTATATCTTTAACTAATTCGTCTTCAATTTGATTTAGTATTTTATCAGATACTTCTTTGATTACAGTTTCCATATCCAGAGAGAAAGTGGTGCTAGAAGGTATCGTGCCTGAATTTGTAGTAACTACAATTCCTTTGTCACCACTAAATTTCGTTACTGTTGGAGTCGTATCTGTGCCTATAATGATCTCGTCTTTTTTAAGAACATTGGTCATCTGACCAAGACGAATGTTATCTGCAAAAATACTGTTTTGAGTGTCTTGTAAATAGAAACCTGAATTACCCATAATTAAAAACTCTTTTTATTTTAAGTTTTTAATTAATTCAATTTTCAGTAGCAATAATTAATTTTGTTTCTTTTTCTTTTTCTATTATATTGTTCGTTGATATTTGTTGAAATTTTGTTTTATTTAAGAAAAACACTTCTTTTTTTGATATTGTTTTACCTTGGATTCTTTCGTGTTTTGTTAGCCACTTCAATTCAATGGCAATTTCTATGCATCGATTAATGGCAGTTTCAATTTTTTTCCAGTTCCTGGATGTAATATATCTATTCATTCTCAAAATATAAGACAGATTTTCGAATCCTATTTCAAGTTTATCTGGCCAATCTTTGGTTGTCGGATTATTCATTTTTTTTCTTGTTGCTGTGCTAACAATCCAATCAAGAAATGTATAGGTGAATTTAGATGCATTTGGGAATCGCAACTTGATTTCCTGATACATATTTGCTGGTTTCAAAACAAAATATGAGTCAATTTGATCTACAATAATAGGACATGGTTCTATGATAAAACCTTTATGTTTAGTTGAAACCAAATTAATAAAAGGTCCTTCATCTAAAGCTTTATTTTCTTTTGGAGTCAGACCTTCCCATCCTTCGCAAATTCTTAATATTGGGGAAAATGTCTGATAACGGTCTACAACCTCCTCTCTTTTGTTCCATCTTTTTCTTGTTGCTACAATAAGATAAGGTTGATTTCCTAGATGATATAAGGCTTCCAATGAAATTAGAGCTTCTTTACCACCAAATTCATATTTATTTCTTGCAGTTTTATACTTCTTAACTCCATAAGCTTCTAAGTATTGTGATCTGCTAAACTTTATACGTGGGATTATTCCTTCAAATTTAAATGTATTTGTTTCTCTAGAAAGATAGGATCCTTCAGCGTTCCCTCTATAGTTTGTTACTGATAGCAACTTTTGAATCGCAGCTAAAGCATGGTAATGCGACGTTTGTAAATCTAGTCCTATAACTTCTATTTTTGATTCTGCATCAAAAGACGACAACGGTTTTCGGCCAAATTTCTGACTTTCTAAATGCAGAGAACTTTTAATTACACGGTGGTCTGTTTTTACCATGCTTCTTTTTGGGAGTAGAATTTTCCGAACGAAGAATTAAACATTAGATGGGTCGAAAATATAGATCCATGTCTGTTCTTTCCTATAATTACTTCTGTTAACCCTTTTGTGGATTCTTGAGAATAGTAGTCCTTTCTGTATAAAAACAATATTGCATCAGCATCTTGTTCTATTTGACCGCTGTCTCTCAGATCTGATAACAACGGACGTTTATCTCCCCGGTCTTCAACCTTTCTCGATAACTGGGATAAACAGACTATTGGTATTTCAAGATCCACAGATAAGATACGTAGTTTTCTTGAAATAGATGCTATTTCATTTTGTCTATTTTCAGAACGTCCATCTGTTTCTATAAGCTGTAAATAGTCTATAAATAAAATATCTATACCATACAAGTGTTTGAGCGCTTTTGCTTGATTGATTAAAGAATTGATTTCAGAACAATTTTTATCACAAATAAAAAAATGAGAGGATTGAAGATCTACGCTAATTTTTTCAATTTTTGATAAAATTTCTCCAGAAAAATTTCCCCTTCTTAACTGTTCGCAAGATATCTCACTTAAATTTGAAATAATTCTCTCTACAATCTGATGAGACCCCATTTCTAATGATATAAATCCTATTGAGCTTTTCTCATTTATAGCTAAATATAAAGCTACATCTATAGCAAAAGCTGTTTTACCCATAGCAGGACGTGCAGCTATTACAATGAAATTCCCATTACATAATAAAGTACTGTGTTCATCTATTGATGGATAACCAGTAGGAAGCCCATCAATGTAATCTTTTTCATTTTTCAATCTATACGTATGTTTCAAACGTATTTTAGTTAAAACTCCCTCTGTTTTTTCGTCTCCTTTTATAATTTCACAAATACTACGACCTATAAATTGATGTTTAGGTGAAACTATTTTGTTGTGAATAGAGTCTAGGTGTTCTTTGAATTGATCTATTAAAGTAAGAGGAGATCGTCTATTTGGATACTTATTAAAATCACTATAAGACGTATCCAAAAACTCTTTTAACAAATCATTACTTCTTTTCTCATGAAGAAAGTCAATGTGATGATCTAGGTCTATGTGAATATCGGCATTCTGTGACATTTGCACGATATAAGAAACATCTAAACACCTATCATAGTTTTGTTTTTTTATTTCTTCCCAAATTAAAGCTATAGAAACAGTGCCACGATCATTTAAGAGAGTTTTAATAAAAAAAAATATTTTCTTATGAATCGATGCAGAGAAATGTTCCTCAGTCAAACGTGATACGACAGATTTAGCACTTTCTGTATAATTAACAGCTTGTCCTAGTATTACAAATTCAATATCTAAATACTCTTTCTCCAGTTGAGAGACGTTCATATAAGTATTACCGAAAATTTTTGGGTATTAAAAAGCACAATTTTATACCTGATTATGGAAATAATCAGGTATAACTTAACTTTTTATAGCATTAGGCTTCTTGTGCGTAAAGACAATTCACCACAACACGGGTCAAATCATATTTTTGATAACCTATCTACGAACACATTAACCCACTCTCAAGCAACACAAGCAAAAGTGGAATATATCTGGAATGAACTGAAAAAAGTTACTTTAAGAGAGGCTGTTTTTATTTGGATTTCCTCTTTAAATGCCCATACAGCAAGATCATATAAAGGATCTATTTTGGCCTTAAGTCGAATAGGACTTTTATCCCTGGATATATCTTTACAAGAGTTTTCGATGGTTAATCATAACGTTATTATAGATACCATTAAAAGAATCCCTTCAAAAATAGCTTCGTGGTGCGAAGGAACAAAACAAGTAAGAGCAGCTTGTTATATATCACTTACAAAGTTCTTGAATAGAGAAACTGCTGGTCTTATACCTATAGCTCAACCATCTCAACAAGAAACCAACAAAACGTTTTATAAAGTAAGAGATTTAGTTAAAACCAATGCTATGGAAGACCTTCAAAAACAGGCATTCTTAGAACAACTGAAATCAATCAACTATAGAGATTGGATGATTGCTTTAACAATTCTACAAGGAGCAAAACGAGTTAATGAAGTGCTTAACCTAACAATAGATAAAATCTCATTCCAAGACGGAACTATTTCTTTTTCTCAAACCAAAAACAAGGGTTTAGAAAAAACAACAATCATTACATATCCTCAATGGTTTATGAATAAATTAAGTGATTACATAAACTTCCGAAGTGGTTTGCTGTTCGTAACAAAAAAAAATAAAGCTGTTGGACTAAAACAAATAGCCAATACTTTTGCCAAAGCAGGAAAATTAGCAAACATTAGTTTTAAAGTTACTCCACATGTCTTACGTGCTACAGCAGTAACTGAATACAAACGACTTGGTTGTTCTGATTCAGATATAATGAAAGTGACAGGTCATTCATCATCAAAAATGATTTACGCTTATGATAAATCTAGGCGATCCGAAAATGCATCAAAAAAAATCATTCTAATCTAACAACAAAGTGTTAACTTTGTTGGGATAAAATCTATCGGGGCAGTTTGGAACAAAAATAATATAATTAAAATTATATCAAAATATAAAGGGCAGCTGTGCTGTTAAGTTCTCTTCACTGTATAAATCATAAGCTGAAATCATTTCATGAGAAGACAAGCACGAAATCCTCATAATATCCACATCAGAAAAACCTGTTCTTTTCAAATATGCCAGTGCACTTGCACGTAAGACATGTGGAGTAACTTTAATTGGAAGCTGTATATCACTTTCAGCTAACTTAAAATAATAATATATCTGATTAACGCAAACTCGATGTCCCTCTGAAGAATCAGAAACAAAAACCCATCCCTCCCTTTTCCCAAGGTACTCTTTTAATTCATTCATCAAAAGAGTTGGATAAGTGACTTTCACTTCTCGGATTCTATTTTGTCTCTTCTTTACCTTGAAAAATATTTGATTATTTCCAAATGAAATATCTTCAGTACGAAGAGATATAACTTCTGAAAGTTTCCTAACCCCCTGTAATATAAGTTTTCCGATTAAATAATCTCTGTAACTTCTTTTTTTTAAAGAATCAAAAAACAACAACCATTCTCGTTTCGAAATAAACTCTGTTTTTACTTTGTCGCGAATCTTATAAAATGTTGCGTTACCAAAGTCCCTAACTGGAGAAGCCTGTTTAATAACTCCTTTAGTTAAACGGTATAAAAATTTAGTAAATGAAATATAACAAGCTGCCCTAGCCTGTTTAGAAGCTTCTGATATAGACTTTCCAGTAAGAGAACAAGACAGAGATTTAATTCTACATAATGCTTCAGAATGATCTATGGAAATCCAATCTTCTAGTTTGATCGATGGATCTATAACACCATTAGAAACTAAAAATTTGATCCCAGAAGCATAATTTTTACTAGTAATTGGAGATAAAGTTGCTAACCAAACATTTGCAGCTTCAGCGATCGTTAAGAACAATCTACTTCTATGACAATGATTTAAATTACTCATACTTAGTCCTAGTATTACTTTGCATACAAGATTTGCGGAGTCTAAGTGTTTTTCATTGAAAAGTCTACCACCTAAAGTTGCAAGGTCTACCACCTAAAGTT is a genomic window of Candidatus Chlamydia corallus containing:
- a CDS encoding ParA family protein; its protein translation is MKTIAFCSFKGGTGKTTLSLNVGCNLAQFSNKKVLLVDLDPQANLTTGLGIQSCCDSNLSDIFRSSGNIKDIIQTTKINNLHIISSNILIEEFRELSRDSVLNTSNLHSSLQLIECNYDVCILDTPPSLGTLTQEAFIASDHLVVCLTPEPFSILGLQKIKEFCSMLPMEQDLTVLGIVFSFWDDRNSTNSTYLNIIESIYEGKVLSSKVRRDIALSRSLLKETSVANAYPNSRASNDILRLTEEIESKLFNKECLSRKYCE
- a CDS encoding virulence factor, which codes for MNNRQNTNDFIRIVKDVEKAFPELDIKVKINKEKVTFLNSPTELYHKSISIILNLLNSIESSLNLFPDSPVVEELENNNLKLKKALIMLILSRKDMFSKTE
- the pgp3 gene encoding virulence factor Pgp3; translated protein: MGNSGFYLQDTQNSIFADNIRLGQMTNVLKKDEIIIGTDTTPTVTKFSGDKGIVVTTNSGTIPSSTTFSLDMETVIKEVSDKILNQIEDELVKDIIKNITQSLIEEVIKQIQIDPSFSYSREFKDVNISKRIQCNGLFTKENIENLDGGTEIALFSATPDNADSMFLICADIIATRMEGTVVLALVKEGDTSPCAISYGYSAGYPNVISLRATVVNKTTVPVKFSLRAGGMDSGVVWINAMPNGEKILGVDTVSKITVLEVKPQTNG
- a CDS encoding virulence factor — translated: MVKTDHRVIKSSLHLESQKFGRKPLSSFDAESKIEVIGLDLQTSHYHALAAIQKLLSVTNYRGNAEGSYLSRETNTFKFEGIIPRIKFSRSQYLEAYGVKKYKTARNKYEFGGKEALISLEALYHLGNQPYLIVATRKRWNKREEVVDRYQTFSPILRICEGWEGLTPKENKALDEGPFINLVSTKHKGFIIEPCPIIVDQIDSYFVLKPANMYQEIKLRFPNASKFTYTFLDWIVSTATRKKMNNPTTKDWPDKLEIGFENLSYILRMNRYITSRNWKKIETAINRCIEIAIELKWLTKHERIQGKTISKKEVFFLNKTKFQQISTNNIIEKEKETKLIIATEN
- a CDS encoding replicative DNA helicase; translation: MNVSQLEKEYLDIEFVILGQAVNYTESAKSVVSRLTEEHFSASIHKKIFFFIKTLLNDRGTVSIALIWEEIKKQNYDRCLDVSYIVQMSQNADIHIDLDHHIDFLHEKRSNDLLKEFLDTSYSDFNKYPNRRSPLTLIDQFKEHLDSIHNKIVSPKHQFIGRSICEIIKGDEKTEGVLTKIRLKHTYRLKNEKDYIDGLPTGYPSIDEHSTLLCNGNFIVIAARPAMGKTAFAIDVALYLAINEKSSIGFISLEMGSHQIVERIISNLSEISCEQLRRGNFSGEILSKIEKISVDLQSSHFFICDKNCSEINSLINQAKALKHLYGIDILFIDYLQLIETDGRSENRQNEIASISRKLRILSVDLEIPIVCLSQLSRKVEDRGDKRPLLSDLRDSGQIEQDADAILFLYRKDYYSQESTKGLTEVIIGKNRHGSIFSTHLMFNSSFGKFYSQKEAW
- a CDS encoding tyrosine-type recombinase/integrase, encoding MRKDNSPQHGSNHIFDNLSTNTLTHSQATQAKVEYIWNELKKVTLREAVFIWISSLNAHTARSYKGSILALSRIGLLSLDISLQEFSMVNHNVIIDTIKRIPSKIASWCEGTKQVRAACYISLTKFLNRETAGLIPIAQPSQQETNKTFYKVRDLVKTNAMEDLQKQAFLEQLKSINYRDWMIALTILQGAKRVNEVLNLTIDKISFQDGTISFSQTKNKGLEKTTIITYPQWFMNKLSDYINFRSGLLFVTKKNKAVGLKQIANTFAKAGKLANISFKVTPHVLRATAVTEYKRLGCSDSDIMKVTGHSSSKMIYAYDKSRRSENASKKIILI
- a CDS encoding tyrosine-type recombinase/integrase — translated: MSNLNHCHRSRLFLTIAEAANVWLATLSPITSKNYASGIKFLVSNGVIDPSIKLEDWISIDHSEALCRIKSLSCSLTGKSISEASKQARAACYISFTKFLYRLTKGVIKQASPVRDFGNATFYKIRDKVKTEFISKREWLLFFDSLKKRSYRDYLIGKLILQGVRKLSEVISLRTEDISFGNNQIFFKVKKRQNRIREVKVTYPTLLMNELKEYLGKREGWVFVSDSSEGHRVCVNQIYYYFKLAESDIQLPIKVTPHVLRASALAYLKRTGFSDVDIMRISCLSSHEMISAYDLYSEENLTAQLPFIF